Sequence from the Pseudomonas sp. 7SR1 genome:
TGGCGCTGCTGCTGGCTTTCGCCCGCCGCCTGGCGCCAACCCGTACGATCCGGGCCGGCGTGGGCCTGGCGAACCTGGGGTACGCCTTGCCGGGTTCGGTACTGGCAGTGTCGATCATGCTTGCGTTCAGCTACCTGGATCGGGAGCTGGTCATACCGTTGTCGACCCTGCTTGGCGGTGCGGGCCAGCCGTTGTTGCTGGGCAGCCTGTCGGCCCTGTTGCTGGCGTACCTGGTGCGCTTCCTGGCGGTGGCATACGGCCCGCTGGAAAGCAGCCTGGGACGAATCCGTCCTTCACTGCCCGAAGCTGCACGCAGTCTTGGGGTCAGTGGCCCAAGACTGTTTTTCAAAGTGTATCTGCCCTTGCTGCTGCCCGGCACCTTGAGTGCGGCGTTGCTGGTGTTCGTGGATGTCCTCAAGGAAATGCCCGCGACCCTGCTGATGCGCCCGTTCGGCTGGGACACGCTGGCGGTGCGGATCTTCGAGATGACCAGCGAGGGGGAGTGGGCGCGGGCCGCTTTGCCGGCGTTGACCCTGGTGCTGGTGGGGCTGTTGCCGGTCATCGGATTGATACGTCGTTCGGCACGCTAGGCCCTGTCTGAAAAGCCTTGATACTCGTTCATGCTGCGTTGAAAACGCCGGCTCGTGCGCGAGTCCGATCGCAATGCTCATTTACTCCAGTAAAGTCGAGCGCGACCCCGGCCGTTCCTCGCCGGTTTTCGCCCTGCCTGACCTTAGTCTCAAGACTTTTCAAACAGAGCCTAGCGGTCGCAGGTGCCAGTCTACTGTCATGCGGCTACAATGCGCGGCATTCGGTGCGGTCTGTCTGTCAGACCGGGTAACTGAGAGCGGCTGAAAATACTCTTCGGCGTTCGCGCTGTGCAGTGCCCGTCCGCATCTTCGCCAAGCCCGGAAGGAGAAACCCATGGGACAGCGTACGCCTCTGTATGACCTTCATCTCGCCCTTGGCGCGAAGATGGTCGATTTTGGCGGTTGGGATATGCCCTTGCATTACGGTTCGCAAGTCGAGGAGCACCATCAGGTGCGTCGCGACTGCGGGGTGTTCGACGTATCCCACATGACCGTGATCGATGTCGACGGTCCCCAGGCCAAGGCCTGGCTGCAACGCCTGCTCGCCAACGACGTGGACCGCTTGCAGCAAACGGGGCGTGCCCTCTACAGCGCCATGCTCAACGAACGCGGCGGCATCGTCGACGACATGATCATCTATCGGATCGAGGACAGTTACCGTCTGGTCTTCAATGCCTCGACCCGCGACCAGGACCTGGCCTGGATGCAGGCGCAGCTCGGCGGATATGACGTGCAATTGCGCGAACGTCCCGAGCTGGCGATGCTGGCGATCCAGGGGCCCCAGGCCCGGCACAAGATTGCCGAGCTGGTCACTCAATCACGTGGCCAGTTGATCCAGCAGCTAAAGCCTTTCGAAGGGCGCGCCGACGGTGACTGGTTCATCGCCCGCACCGGCTACACCGGTGAGGATGGCCTGGAAATTGTCCTGCCTGCACACGAAGCGCCAAGTTTCTTCAACGACCTGGTGGGCGCCGGTATTTCTCCCATAGGCCTCGGCGCCCGGGACACCCTGCGCCTGGAGGCCGGCATGAACCTCTACGGTCAGGACATTCACCAGGACATTTCCCCACTGGCCTCGAACATGGCCTGGAGCATTGCCTGGGAGCCGGCGAGCCGTCAGTTCATCGGGCGCGCGGCGCTGGAAGCCGAGCTGGCCGCAGGCGTGCAGCATAAACTGGTCGGCCTGGTGCTGGAGGAACGCGGCGTCCTGCGTGCCCATCAGGTGGTTCGCATCGCCGATGTTGGCGAAGGGGAGATCACCAGTGGTAGTTTTTCTCCTACGCTTAGCAAGTCGATCGCCCTGGCACGCGTTCCGATGGCCACCGCCGACCGTGCCGAGGTGGAAATTCGCGGTAAGTGGTACCCGGTACGGGTGGTCAAGCCGACCTTCGTCCGCCATGGCAAAACCCTGATCTAACCTTTTGCTGGCCATTGGCCGCTGACACTTCTCTAGAGGACACAGAATATGAGCGACATCCCTGCCGAACTGCGTTTTGCCGAAAGTCACGAGTGGGCGCGCCTGGAGGCTGACGGTAGCGTCACCGTGGGTATTTCCGATCACGCTCAGGAGGCACTGGGTGATGTCGTGTTCATCGAGCTGCCGGAGCTTGGCAAAGAATTGGCGGCCGGTGATGCGGCAGGGGTGGTGGAATCGGTGAAGGCAGCTTCGGACATCTATTCGCCCGTGTCGGGTGAAGTCGTTGCAGTCAACGAAGCCCTGGGTGACGAGCCGGAAGCGCTGAACAATACGCCCTACGAATCGTGGATCTTCAAGATCAAGCCTTCCGATGCAGATGCCGACCTGGGCAAATTGCTGGATGCAGCGGGTTACAAAGCCGCTATCGGCGAATAACCGCGCCCACAGGATGGTCGATGTTGACGTCGACTTTTCTCA
This genomic interval carries:
- the gcvH gene encoding glycine cleavage system protein GcvH; the protein is MSDIPAELRFAESHEWARLEADGSVTVGISDHAQEALGDVVFIELPELGKELAAGDAAGVVESVKAASDIYSPVSGEVVAVNEALGDEPEALNNTPYESWIFKIKPSDADADLGKLLDAAGYKAAIGE
- the gcvT gene encoding glycine cleavage system aminomethyltransferase GcvT produces the protein MGQRTPLYDLHLALGAKMVDFGGWDMPLHYGSQVEEHHQVRRDCGVFDVSHMTVIDVDGPQAKAWLQRLLANDVDRLQQTGRALYSAMLNERGGIVDDMIIYRIEDSYRLVFNASTRDQDLAWMQAQLGGYDVQLRERPELAMLAIQGPQARHKIAELVTQSRGQLIQQLKPFEGRADGDWFIARTGYTGEDGLEIVLPAHEAPSFFNDLVGAGISPIGLGARDTLRLEAGMNLYGQDIHQDISPLASNMAWSIAWEPASRQFIGRAALEAELAAGVQHKLVGLVLEERGVLRAHQVVRIADVGEGEITSGSFSPTLSKSIALARVPMATADRAEVEIRGKWYPVRVVKPTFVRHGKTLI